The window NNNNNNNNNNNNNNNNNNNNNNNNNNNNNNNNNNNNNNNNNNNNNNNNNNNNNNNNNNNNNNNNNNNNNNNNNNNNNNNNNNNNNNNNNNNNNNNNNNNNNNNNNNNNNNNNNNNNNNNNNNNNNNNNNNNNNNNNNNNNNNNNNNNNNNNNNNNNNNNNNNNNNNNNNNNNNNNNNNNNNNNNNNNNNNNNNNNNNNNNNNNNNNNNNNNNNNNNNNNNNNNNNNNNNNNNNNNNNNNNNNNNNNNNNNNNNNNNNNNNNNNNNNNNNNNNNNNNNNNNNNNNNNNNNNNNNNNNNNNNNNNNNNNNNNNNNNNNNNNNNNNNNNNNNNNNNNNNNNNNNNNNNNNNNNNNNNNNNNNNNNNNNNNNNNNNNNNNNNNNNNNNNNNNNNNNNNNNNNNNNNNNNNNNNNNNNNNNNNNNNNNNNNNNNNNNNNNNNNNNNNNNNNNNNNNNNNNNNNNNNNNNNNNNNNNNNNNNNNNNNNNNNNNNNNNNNNNNNNNNNNNNNNNNNNNNNNNNNNNNNNNNNNNNNNNNNNNNNNNNNNNNNNNNNNNNNNNNNNNNNNNNNNNNNNNNNNNNNNNNNNNNNNNNNNNNNNNNNNNNNNNNNNNNNNNNNNNNNNNNNNNNNNNNNNNNNNNNNNNNNNNNNNNNNNNNNNNNNNNNNNNNNNNNNNNNNNNNNNNNNNNNNNNNNNNNNNNNNNNNNNNNNNNNNNNNNNNNNNNNNCACTTGACTGTTAAATAGCAAAACCGTATGTTTATGGTACTCGTATATGTTTTCTAAGAAAAAGTGATCGATGACAGTACGTAATCAAGCAAAATGAATGATCGGATCCGTTGCTCCCCCGCTCCGCTCCGATGTTTGACCgccctctagctagctagctagctactacATGATGATAAAACCCGTCGTCATCACCAGGGCATGCGCGAGCAACAAggcgagcagcagcagcgacgatggGCGTGCCGGGACGGTGGCGGCGCTGATGATCTGCACCGGGAACAGGCAGGTCTTGGTGGAGGCGTTCTTGTCGGAGATCTTGGCGAGGCCGTCGAAGTCGCAGGCGCGCACGTCCTGGTCCTGCATCTGGAAGTACATGTTGAAGGCGTAGGAGATGTTGCTCATCTCGTCGAGGCCGTTGCAGGAGCAGCCGTAGCCCAGCGCCGTGCAGTCGCCGCTGGCGCAGGCGTACTGGATGTTCCCCCCCAGCTTGTCCATGTCCTCGTCCTTTGCGGCTTCGTCGTCGAACACGCACCACTGCTTGGGCAGATACTCCACGCCGGACACGGCGGCGAGCCGCCTGTCGTTCCCTTGCCCCGACAGGTCCATGCTGAACTTGGGCTTGCCGTCGTAGGTGAGGATGCCCCAGTGGCGCTCGAAGTTGCCCGGCGCGATGCTCTTCATGTCCTCGTCGAAGAGGCCGAAGAGGTAGACGTCCAGCTTGCCCGGCCGGAGGTGGGTGCCCTCGTTCTTGGCCAGCTTCTTGAGGAGGCCGTCGTAGAAGCGGCGCGCGAGCTTGGCGTTGGCGTTCTTGTTGCCGTCGGTGGGCCAGCCGATCTCGCCGACGACGACCTTGAGGCTGGGCACGCCGGCCTTCTTGAGCGCGCTGACGAGcgtgtcgtagttggcgtcgaacaCGTTGGAGTAGCTGACGCCGCCGTTGTCCTGGATGCTGCGGCCGCCGTCGAAGAAGGCGAACTCGAAGGGGAAGTCGTCGCTCTGGTAGAGGCTGAGGAACGGGTAGATGTTGACGACGAAGGGCGCGCCGTGGTCGTGCATGAACTTGACCATGTCGGTCATGACGCCGTCGATGTCGGGCCGGAACTTGCCCTCGGACGGCTTGTCGCCGACGTAGACGTCGGCGTTGAGAGGGACGGTGGCCTTGACCTTGTCGCCGATCCCGGCCTCGTCCAGCGCCTTCTGGATGTTCTTGAGCGCCGGCACGGTGTTCTCCATGAAGCTGCCGTTGTAGTTCGTCGTGAGTTGTGCGCACGGGTAGATTCAAAATTTGAACTGCTAGAAAGATTATATGCAAGTACTGTAAGACAGGTGGCAAGATGGCATGCCTGAAAGCAGTATAAGAGTATACCATCCGGCAATGTTCGTCAGTTTTGGGGCCATGAATTCTGTCTGTAGAAGTTGCCTGGCTGAGGTTTCACATCTGGGGGTAGAGTTGGGAGCTGCGTGGTATGGAATGTGTGTCAGTTCTTTGTGGTTATGACTGTAGAACTAAAGTAGTATGAGTTTGAATGTGACAATTTCCCTGTCTGTGTTCTTGATGTGGTTTGCATCCATGATTTATCTGCGTGTGCATCCCATTCCCTCCTAGCTGGCAACACTGTAATTTCTGAGAGTGCGGTCGTGTGTGCAGGCATCCACATGATCAGTAGGCCTAAGTTTGAACCGGTCGTGTCTCTGCTGATTTCCTGATTTCCTTCAGGAGTGTTACACTAGGAAATATGTATGCATGTCCAAGCTGGAGGCGTCCATGCGTCAGGTGGTTTTAACTTGTAGTGTACACACGCGTGCGCCTGCTCGAATAGAAATTCAAAACTTGTATGTGTGATCGGGGGATGGGGTGTGCCATGCCATCACATAAGAGCTGTGGTGGATATTGGGCGTCAGGTTCATCCTCCATGTGTTCTAGTCTACTAGCAGGCAGCAATGGTGCCGGTGTGGAGCTCCCGGACTGACTTAAGCGTTGCTGCCGTGTTTGCAGCATCGGCGATGATGACTGGCGCGGAGTGCTCTGGCGATCGCGCACCCGCTCCCGACCAGAAAACGAAGGTGAGTGAAATAAGCTGTGTTTTCGTTTTCCTCTGGACCTCCCGCACTGGTTTAACTTGGTCGTCCCAGTCACAGCCGGAGGTGCTCCTGCGGCTGGGCGGAGGAGGAGGATCCAGACGCAGACATGACTGCTGATTTGGTCTTTGGGTGGCGGCTGATGGATTGGCAGGGGAACGGCAAGGGATATTTATTCCAGTTGGGTGGCCGTTAGCTCGACCCGTCGCCCGTAATGGAAAAGGTCGGCCCAGAATAGTTTCCGGGCCGTCTGGCTATCTCCTGTACCACGACGTCCGTCCGTTTGGACCAGGAGTTAATGCGCCAGCTGTCCTTCTATATACGTCGCATATACGCGAGCGAGGTTCGACGGGAAATACCAGCCCTGCAGACATCCCGATGCGAACGGATGCGTGAGATTTCGGGTTCATCTGTGCTCGGGATCATATACGGATTTCCGGTTTTTCACACTATATTACTGGTAAAAAACGTCTTAcgatatgggacggagggagtagaagaagagggggaggaaatCAGATGATTCATTTGTTCCTCGAGTACCTGGCTGGCATTCCGAATATCCAATTCGGCTCCCGAGCTCATTTACGTCCTGTGAACAGTAAATGCAAAAGACAACGTCACTAGTGtcgaaaaacgtcttacattatggaacggagggagtagatatcgTGTAACAGCTTTTGTTAGACAACGTCACAAGTATGATACTATGACGCATATCTTTTCCAGTAAAAACTGTTCTGATTTATTAGTTTTGACAAACGTGATTCATAATAATGAAGTAACAGTACTGGCTACGAGTCGAGGTGCGGAAGGATCACCACTTACCCATCACCCTCATTCGACATGATCGATGCAGAATCGGGGCCGACGAAAAATATGAGTGGCGTCAATAGTATGAGGTACTTACATGAGAACTGCACAAAATGCCATGGTTCATTTACATCTGAAACCAAGCACGGAATAAAGGTTTGTTAAATTGTAAACAAAAGTCTGGAACCTGCTAACATTGGCAACCA is drawn from Triticum dicoccoides isolate Atlit2015 ecotype Zavitan chromosome 6B, WEW_v2.0, whole genome shotgun sequence and contains these coding sequences:
- the LOC119321570 gene encoding glucan endo-1,3-beta-glucosidase 8-like produces the protein NYNGSFMENTVPALKNIQKALDEAGIGDKVKATVPLNADVYVGDKPSEGKFRPDIDGVMTDMVKFMHDHGAPFVVNIYPFLSLYQSDDFPFEFAFFDGGRSIQDNGGVSYSNVFDANYDTLVSALKKAGVPSLKVVVGEIGWPTDGNKNANAKLARRFYDGLLKKLAKNEGTHLRPGKLDVYLFGLFDEDMKSIAPGNFERHWGILTYDGKPKFSMDLSGQGNDRRLAAVSGVEYLPKQWCVFDDEAAKDEDMDKLGGNIQYACASGDCTALGYGCSCNGLDEMSNISYAFNMYFQMQDQDVRACDFDGLAKISDKNASTKTCLFPVQIISAATVPARPSSLLLLALLLAHALVMTTGFIIM